tatttttattagagagagagacagacagacagagaaacatcagtttgttgtaccacttatttatacattcattcattgagtcttatgtgtgccctgaccagggatcacacccacaaccttggcttgttgggatgatgctctaaccaactgagctacctggccagggcactgttttaagtgacacacacacacacatacacacacagttctCACAATAACATACGAGGAGGGTATTATTActagcctcattttacagatgaggacattgagtAATTTGCGCAGGTCACAGAGCTACTAAGTGTTGGAGCTGGCATTTGAAACCTGGAGGTCTGCTCCATAGCACTGACTCATAAACGCTTTTCTACATTAAGGCCCAAATTGAGCTttagaaagcatttgataatataCCATGAGCTTTTAACCATGTTGTGTGAGTCCAGTAGTTTCCCCCTCAGAGCCAGCTCCCTAAGGAAGCCCTTTGCTGCACTAAGAAGAACCTCCGCTCCTCATCCCCTTTAGGCTCTATCTCTGCCCCTGGTGGTCATTGTCCATGGCAACCAAGACAACAATGCCAAAGCCACCATCTTGTGGGACAATGCCTTCTCTGAGATGGTGAGAAAGACGTGGAAtcaggggcaggcagggtgggctcTAACAAGAGGGGGAGGGACAGGCTGGTGGGTTAACAGGCATGTTCAAATGGAGTAACCTTACCTTCTTCTCATGGACCCACTCTCATACTTCTCAAAAGAGGGCATACTTCTGCCCTCTTTTCATACCAGTCTTGACTATCACGTTGTAGCACCCTAAACTATTGGCGAAGCACCATCTTTGTGAGCGAGCTCTGGGGGACCGTGTCTAGAAGGGGTGGCcttggggaggtgggaagaataAAGGCCCCTCCTGAGGGAGAATGGGGGTGATAGTCTGAGGCACTTtttcctgtccccttccccccaggACCGTGTGCCCTTTGTGGTGGCTGAGCGGGTGCCTTGGGAGAAGATGTGTGAGACTCTGAACCTCAAGTTCATGGCCGAGGTGGGCACCAACCAGGGGCTACTACCAGAGCACTTCCTCTTCCTGGCCCAGAAGATCTTCAACGACAACAGCCTCAGCATAGAGGCCTTCCAGCACCGTTCTGTGTCCTGGTCACAGTTCAACAAGGTCATTCCCCTGCCCTTTGGACTGCCCACCCTCAAGCTATTCATCCCTGGGGCACTCGGGGACTCCTCACTCTCTGCCCAGGGACTGACTGCTGGGATCTGCACCATGCCCCATCATGTCCATCAGGAAGGCCTTGTCGTGGCCTAGGCAGGAAAGCCCTTCAGCTCAGGGGTCAGCCCAGGGAATGCATTCTCTGGCATCTCTCAGGTCTTGGTGTGGGGGCCTCTGTCTTCCCTCTTTACCAGTGACTTGCATGACTCACCCAGACTGTGTATAAACACAGCTCAAAATAACTTTGCTCCATTGGGAAAATAGTTCCTATTGCAAAAACCAGGgagagccctggccagcgtggctcagttggttggagtgtcgtcccacagaccaaaaggtcatgggttcgattcccagtcagggcacatgcctaggttgtgggtttggttcctggttggggtgaagtttctctccctgtctcttcctcccttcccatctctctaaaatcatgagcatgtcctcaggggaagaggaaaaataaaaactgggatGAAATCCCGCAGGGACATGTGATAATAATATCAGCACCCATATGTGGATAGGTTACTATGTGTGAGGCACTGTGCTTAGTGCACTGAGGTACTTTACATATTTACCTCATTTATTCCTCCCAACTTCCAAggtgggtattattattattattgctttgtaGACCAGGAACCTGATGCTCAGAGGGGTTAAGTACTCTGTCTAAGGCCTCCCAGCGGGTGAGTGCCATGGCTGGGATGGAACCCTGTATTTCTGACTCTTGCTCTAAGCTACTATATTTTACACCCTTCAAAATAAGATGGCTCAGAACTGAGTGTGTTAAAAGAACAGGGAAAAAGATTTGGGTGTTTTGGTTGACCACCAGCTGGGTAAATGCAGTCATGTACCGCTCtcttagaaaaaaaggaagaaagaaaagcccacACGACCAGAGGATGTATTGGCAAAGGGAGCAGGACATTCACACCTGGCAGCCGCCTTCTCTGGACTCCTCCTCCACCAGGCCTCAGGCCTCATGAAGGCAGGGGGGGTGCGAGGCGGGTgggtgcagcatagtggttatgAGGGGCTCCAGCCCAGACTTCTTGAGCAAAATCCCAGCTTTGCCTTTCACCAGCTGTGTGGACCTGGGCAACTTATTTGACCTTTCTGGTCTTCCATTCTTTATCTGTAAGGTGGCATAATTGTAAGACCTACCTCTGTAGCCTTGTGAAGATCAGATAAATTCATTTATGGAAAGGGCTTggaataatgcctggcacatagtaaatgagTGTTGGCTATTATTATTGATGGGGTCTTAGGTCCAGTTTGGTCCCTCTGCCCTGTGACTCTGTCATGGGGGTACTCACAGCCCAGTGCTTGCCCCATCCAGGTTCCAGCTCTGGCCCTTTCATGCTCACACCagctccccttcccccacaggagATCCTGCTGGGTCGTGGCTTCACCTTTTGGCAGTGGTTCGATGGTGTCCTGGACCTCACCAAACGCTGTCTCAAGAGCTACTGGTCAGACAGGTGAGTCCCTGCCCCAGGTGGCCTAAGGAGCTGTACCTCCAGCTCCCTCGCCACATCCAGTGCCTCCATCCCCATCCTCTCCTTCATCCTGGCCAGGCTGATCATTGGCTTCATCAGCAAACAGTACGTCACCAACCTTCTTCTCAACGAGCCTGATGGAACATTCCTTCTTCGCTTCAGCGACTCCGAGATCGGAGGCATCACCATTGCCCACGTCATCCGGGGCCAGGATGGTGAGGCCACCCGTCAGTCCTCCGACTGCGCCTGTGCCCTctgaggtttcttttgggaaggAGATATTTTGGCTTCCTTGATGCCACCTCTGATCTTCAGAAAGTTCTTTCTTAGGTCTAACTTTTCCCTTCTGTGGTATAAACTTCCACTTTCTCACTGTGAGCTCTGTAGGGATGGAGACTAGTGGGTCCCCCTCCCCAGGACCCCACTTGAGGTCCTCTCCTCCTTGCTTGGTAGAGTGAGCATGAGTTCTGTGTGGGGGATGGGACAGGGAAAGAAAATCTGGGCATCTGGACAGAGGGGACTCAGGGTCTCATTCCTGTTGTAGGGTCCCCACAGATAGAGAACATCCAGCCATTCTCTGCCAAAGACCTGTCCATTCGCTCACTGGGAGACCGAATCCGGGACCTTGCTCAGCTCAAAAACCTCTACCCCAAGAAACCCAAAGATGAGGCTTTCCGGAGCCACTACAAGCGTGAGCTGGAGCTGGCCATTTTGACTCCTTCCTGCTGCCCGCCTCCTCCCTGGTCCCTGttgctccctccctgcccactgtGTGCCATCCCTGTCTTCTCCCCCCATTTTTGTAGCCCCACTTCTCCTACTTACCATGCTCGcttttcccacctcccctcctcccttacCCTGGAGTACTCCATAGCTCTTCTTTCTTCCCCGTGACAGATGAACAGATAGGTAAGGATGGCAGGGGTTATGTCCCAGCTACCATCAAGATGACTGTGGAAAGGTGAGTGTGGTGAGGATGATGGGTGACGCCTGGCACTTACTTGCAGACAGGGGTGGTGGCATCAATGACCGGTCAGTCACACatacctccttccctcctccagggACCAGCCACTTTCCACCCCAGAGCCCCAAATGCCTACCATGGTGCCCTCTTACGACCTTAGAATGGCTCCCGACTCCATGAACATGCAGCTCAGCCCAGATATGGTGTAAGGAGCATGAGAGACGGGCATGGAAATGGTCTGCGCAGGCGGGCTTTCAGCGTGGGCAGCTGGGAGAGCTGGTGCTAGGGGCTGAAAGAGGGAATTTTCTTTTCCATGAAAGGGGGTCCTCGTTcttaggtgggggtgggggtgtccagGAGAAGGGCTGGCATCAGAGGGTTCTGCTTTCCTTCCCCAGGTCCCAGGTGTACCCACCACACTCTCACTCCATCCCGTCATTTCAAGCCCTCCCCCGGGAAGAATCTGTCAACGTGTTGCCAGCCTTCCAAGAGTAAGTGAAGAACCTCTTGGGAATGGGGTGGGTACGCCCAGCTGCAAGGGGGATGGGCATTCACATTTGTTAGGAGAGCCTCTACTGTGAGAAATGGGCAGCCAAaagctttctttgtctcttttgttcactTCACTGAGGCTCAGGGGTTAAGACCCAGACTTCCCTGGGCTCGGCTTCCAGCCCTGCTACTTAACTGACTTAGGGCATGTTACTTAACTCTGgtgcctcatctgtgaaatggagaataataataataccttcctcataggattgttgtgaagGCTAAATTAGTTAGTAATATGTGTAAAGCTGAGCAAAGTCCCTGGCTTATAGCAAGAGCTATGTATGTAAGGATCAGtattctctctcctgcccctggtATCCAGTCACTCATCtgctgtcttcattttcatttattcacctGTTTCGGCCTTGAAGTGATCTAGACACTTTTGTTTCCCAGGTAACACTCGAGCACTTACTAACTCTTAGTCCAGGCATGACATCTCCCTCCCAGGAGTTGAGGTGGGGGACTTAGAGCCACCCAAGTTCAGAGTCCAAGTAAACATCAGAAATTAGCTAATTCAGTCCCCATCCCTTCCCAGTCCCCAACACACACCTCACAGATAGAAGACCGAGCGCACGCTGCAGACATGGCTTGCGCTAGGCTATGCAGTCGACATGAGTAGCTGAAAGTTTTGTTCCCTTGTTACTGGTCTTGACTTTGCAACACCCAGCTCTTGCCCAGCCttcctttctctgactgccttccTTCCCGCTTGCAGACCTCGCCTGCCGATGTCCTCCAACCTGAACCAGATGAGCCTGCCCTTTGACCAACCTCACCCCCAGTGAGTGGCATTCCCCATCCTGACCCCTGGGCCCTGCTCACTCCCAGCTTTACCCCCACCCACCAACATCTTATTTGCTTTCTTGGCCCCAGCAGGAGCCTGCTGCTGTGCCAGTCTCAGGAGCATGCCATATCCAGCCctgagcccctgctctgccctgatGTGACCATGGAGGACAGCTGCTTGAGCCAGCAAGTGGGAGGGTTCCCTCAAGGCACCTGGTGAGTGGCAGCCTAGGGGTAGCCGGTGAGGGTGGGCTACAGGGGTGGGTGCCCAGCCTATATCCCAcagcttccctccttcctcctggcagGGTCGGTGAAGACATGTTTCCGCCTTTGCTGCCTCCCACTGAACAGGACCTCACTAAGCTTATCCTGGAGGGGCAGGCGGAATCAGGAAGAGAGTCTTTGggagcccagcccctcccgcAGCCCTCCCCCTATGGGCAGTCTGTGATCTCAATGTCCCATCTGGACCTAAGGCCCAACCCCAGTTGGTAATCCCAGCTGGAGGGGGAGCTCAGCAAGTCAGCTTTTCTACCCCCATGGATCTGCTCTGGACCCTGCCCGTGCTGCCACCGAGCAGCGGTTGCGGAGGGTGTCCTGCTACCCCCACCTACTGCCTCGTGAAGAGGAAGACTTTGCCAGGAGAAGGCACAGTGGGTAGAGCCTATccactcctcccctcctgccacaCACCCCTGCCCTCGCCCTTCCAATACTGGAAGAGACATTCGGGTTCTAAAGTGAGACACGCCCCAGCATGCCTGAACACGCAGAATGCACACATAGCTCTCCCTGAGAGATGGGGCTGAGAAGGAAGGGGGCTGGGCAAGAGCACAGGTTAAAGCACGGACggcttctcctcccactcccagccaGGACCCATGATGCACGTGTAGAGAAAGGCAGACGTGTGCACCCACTTGCActagaggctgggggtggggaagcggGTGGGCTGGGTCCTAGCCCTGGGGGGTGAGGAAGCAGTTCAGGAGACCctgggtgggagcaggagaggggcctGTACATTTAGTTACTGATGTGGGTTTTGCtcagattaaaaaacaaatcccaAACATCACTAGATTCCTGACAGTCAAATGGAGGCTTCCGATTGTGCATGATGGTGCTACAGCACATGGGCTGAGTGTCTTGGTGCTCTGTTAGTGTACTTGAGACTTGTTAACATACAGATGTCACACATTAGTCATATAGCCACACAGAACATTATATGATTTTGCCTCTGACCATACGAGTTTTGAAGTGTGAGACACTGTACAAAAGGCACTGGTGAGCATGCTGGCCTCTGATGCATGCCAACCCAGGTGTGCTCAGGTGGGCTTATGTGGCTGTGACAACACTGCCAATCCTGCTGGAAGCCAGGGTGAGTCTGGGGCCAGGCCTAGGTGTGTGGTCCTCTCCGTGTATTAGGGACCCTCCCCACTGCTTCGTTTCTATCTCCCAGCCATCGACAGTTTCCCTCCGCCCCCATACCACCCCTTCTCCCTCTTGGTGGGGGGTCATAGATCATAagccataaaataaattttattccaaaataacaaaataaataatctacTGTACAcgatctgaaaagaaaaatgctctAACTGCTCAGACAGGTGCTATGGGCCAGCCCCTAGCTTAGGGAGATACTGGGTCCAACCCAGGGCTCCCACGGGGGCTGGTGAAGGGGTCCCCACATCCATCACCACCCCTGccagagagggcagggcaggaagaCTTGGGGGAAAGATGGGGATGAGTGGGAAAACTGCAGCACTTGTTAAATTAAAGATACAAACTAGAAGCacaaaaatgggggaggggaggagtggaggagcAGGTCCAGTGTCCCTGGGCCCCCGTTTCTGGGGGCAATGCTTCCACGTTAGCTGCTGGACCTTCCCAGGGAAGTCTCCCTTTCCCCCATGTCCAAACCAAGTCCCACTGTTCACACCACCAGTTCAAACTAGAGAATGGGCACACCCTTGCCCATGTGTGTCATGTAAGGGAGGGGAGAACCCCAGATGGCCTGGAAGCAGCGTCCTTGCCCCCGGGGCCGTGGGCAAGGGTGAGGGGCAGCACGCACCCTCCTTGTGTCCTCTCGCCAGGCCCCTCCTCATTATTGCTTGAAGCCCCATAGTTCTATGCCCATGGAGCAgatggggaggcaggagaagggcagaggaaggaTCTGGGATTGTGACCAGATGCCAGGGACGGACAGTGTAGGGATCTGTGGAAGCCGGAAGTCCGGGGGCCTGGCAGTGAGGACACCAGTCCGTCCCTCACTGCCGGCTGGCCTCAGCCTCCACTTTCACACTGCTCCTTCGACCTTCCACCAGAGCCGGATGGGATCCTGGAGCAGGACATCGGTCCAGCAGCCCTTCCTCGAACTCTGTTGGGAGAAGGAATAGGTTAGGAGGCCGTGGGGTGGATGCTGCAGAGAGAAGTGGTTGAGAACAGAGGCAGGGCTAGCGAAAGCTGCAAAGATGAACCTGATGtgctgtgtggctgcctcttgcccACCACGTGTACACGGGAGGCTCCACATGCAAGTGTGTGCACCCCTCCTCTTTCCGGCTGTGTGTAGctccctgtctctgtgtgtgtgtctctctttctctgtctctcccgcCCCTGCTCTGCTGGAATTTCTGGTTCTGTCAGGAGCTGTGGGGGCGGCTTGGCTCtgacctctccccctccccccttcccaggCTCTGCAGCCCCTACTCTTCTCTGGCCCGTCCCCCAGGtggccccacccacccaactATGCCCCCCAAGTTTCTTAGAAGTCAAGTCAGCGGGAACACAGGAAGCCAAcctcccagctccttccccaAGAAGAGCCCCTCTtccagtcccttcccccacttcccacccacacACAGTTTAAAAATACCAAGCTAGGGTTGGTGGCTTTGTCTGCTGCGTCACTCTCAGCCCAGCCGCTGCCCAGCCCTTTACCGGTCtactcccccttcccccatccaCACACAAAGCGTCCCCCTTTGGGCTCTTCCACCTCTGGGCTGGGCAGCCCCATCCCAAATGTTAGCTTGCTCCACCCTTCTGCACTGGTGTTAAGTGTTCTCCAAGCTTCCCTTCCTAGTGATCCTCCTTCTATTCCCCTTCATCCTCCATTCTCCATCTCCCTACTCCCCCTAACTCCCCATGCACGGACCTCCATCGGGGTCAGACCCTCCCAGGTGGGAAAAACCTGCAAGGTCCTTCTCTTCTCAGGCCAAGGCCTGGTTGGCTGGATCCCCGACCATCCTACTTACTGCCCTCTCTGGTGGCTAcatccctcttcctcccacctggccccaggACACCAGGATTGCTTACATGGGGCCTGGGTGGAAGGGTGCTTGGGGACAGCACTGCTGGCTGCCTCACCTGCGAGAGGCGGCTTTGCAGGCACACAGGGGCTGAGGCGGCCCACGCGGTCATGGGAGACGAGGCGGGCTAGCCGCAGCCCCTCATCCATCAGTGTCTGCTGCAGGATGTGGCGGCTCCACAGCCCATGGGCTGGCAATGCCAGAGGCAGGTCAGCAGGGGGCGGCGTCAGCCTTGGGCATGAACCCACAGCTGTGGGCATGGGCACCGGTCAGGTAAGGGACTATAGTCAACAGAACCCCCACCCTCAACCACAAAGCCAGACCCATAGGTTCAGGCCCTTCTGACCCCATCCAGCCAGGCCTCCCAACTCTGTTCCAGGCAGTTGCCTCCTGGCTCCCTTCTCCCACACCTTCCACTCTCCCCCCAGAGGAGAGAAGTGTTCTGGTGCACACTCACCCTGCAAGTGTCCATCTAGACTCTCCCCAGACAGGCTGGCGCTGTCTTCCTCCAGGCTGGGGCGGTATGGGGGCACATAGGactcagggcctgggggaggctgcTGGATTTCAGAGTGACTTTGCTCTCCAACCTGTGGATGTCCCAAATGGGGAAATGAGAACTTGCCAAGAGAGGGTGTTGGGGAAGTCTGCTTTAACGCCCTACATGCAGCCTGGAAAATCTACCTCCTGTTTCAGCTTCTTCAGTGGGGGGCCTCCCAATTCTTCAGGGTGGAGCCTGCAAAGATGGAGAGAACAGGAGATGAGGCTGGGGAGGCATATGTGATGCTCAGGGCACAGAGTCCCGGGAGGGGCATGCATTAGTTCAAGGT
The sequence above is a segment of the Phyllostomus discolor isolate MPI-MPIP mPhyDis1 chromosome 2, mPhyDis1.pri.v3, whole genome shotgun sequence genome. Coding sequences within it:
- the STAT6 gene encoding signal transducer and activator of transcription 6 isoform X3; its protein translation is MALQCLLKEGEDSRGVAKMPSKPQIMSLWGLVSQMPPEKLQRLYVDFPHHLRHLLGDWLENQPWEFLVGSDAFCCNMASTLLSATVQHLQASARKPGEGSTILQHINTLESIYQRDPLKLVAIFRQILQGEKKAVMEQFRHLPMSFHWKQEELKFNTALQRLRHRVGESRLLREALQQKAEASQVSLHSLIETPANGTGSTEALATLLQETVGELEAAQALVLKRIQIWKRQQQLAGNGAPFDENLTQLQERCESLVDIYFQLQQEVGAAGGELEPKTRATLISRLDEVLQTLVTSSFLVEKQPPQVLKTQTKFQAGVRFLLGPRFLGTPAKFPLVRADMVTEKQARELSSPQGPGAGVESTGEITNNTVPFENMGSGNCCSALFKNLLLKKIKRCERKGTESVTEEKCAVLFSTTFMLGPNKLPIQLQALSLPLVVIVHGNQDNNAKATILWDNAFSEMDRVPFVVAERVPWEKMCETLNLKFMAEVGTNQGLLPEHFLFLAQKIFNDNSLSIEAFQHRSVSWSQFNKEILLGRGFTFWQWFDGVLDLTKRCLKSYWSDRLIIGFISKQYVTNLLLNEPDGTFLLRFSDSEIGGITIAHVIRGQDGSPQIENIQPFSAKDLSIRSLGDRIRDLAQLKNLYPKKPKDEAFRSHYKHEQIGKDGRGYVPATIKMTVERDQPLSTPEPQMPTMVPSYDLRMAPDSMNMQLSPDMVSQVYPPHSHSIPSFQALPREESVNVLPAFQEPRLPMSSNLNQMSLPFDQPHPHRSLLLCQSQEHAISSPEPLLCPDVTMEDSCLSQQVGGFPQGTWVGEDMFPPLLPPTEQDLTKLILEGQAESGRESLGAQPLPQPSPYGQSVISMSHLDLRPNPSW
- the STAT6 gene encoding signal transducer and activator of transcription 6 isoform X4; this encodes MPSKPQIMSLWGLVSQMPPEKLQRLYVDFPHHLRHLLGDWLENQPWEFLVGSDAFCCNMASTLLSATVQHLQASARKPGEGSTILQHINTLESIYQRDPLKLVAIFRQILQGEKKAVMEQFRHLPMSFHWKQEELKFNTALQRLRHRVGESRLLREALQQKAEASQVSLHSLIETPANGTGSTEELGEEAVCGPGSGLPCPQALATLLQETVGELEAAQALVLKRIQIWKRQQQLAGNGAPFDENLTQLQERCESLVDIYFQLQQEVGAAGGELEPKTRATLISRLDEVLQTLVTSSFLVEKQPPQVLKTQTKFQAGVRFLLGPRFLGTPAKFPLVRADMVTEKQARELSSPQGPGAGVESTGEITNNTVPFENMGSGNCCSALFKNLLLKKIKRCERKGTESVTEEKCAVLFSTTFMLGPNKLPIQLQALSLPLVVIVHGNQDNNAKATILWDNAFSEMDRVPFVVAERVPWEKMCETLNLKFMAEVGTNQGLLPEHFLFLAQKIFNDNSLSIEAFQHRSVSWSQFNKEILLGRGFTFWQWFDGVLDLTKRCLKSYWSDRLIIGFISKQYVTNLLLNEPDGTFLLRFSDSEIGGITIAHVIRGQDGSPQIENIQPFSAKDLSIRSLGDRIRDLAQLKNLYPKKPKDEAFRSHYKHEQIGKDGRGYVPATIKMTVERDQPLSTPEPQMPTMVPSYDLRMAPDSMNMQLSPDMVSQVYPPHSHSIPSFQALPREESVNVLPAFQEPRLPMSSNLNQMSLPFDQPHPHRSLLLCQSQEHAISSPEPLLCPDVTMEDSCLSQQVGGFPQGTWVGEDMFPPLLPPTEQDLTKLILEGQAESGRESLGAQPLPQPSPYGQSVISMSHLDLRPNPSW
- the STAT6 gene encoding signal transducer and activator of transcription 6 isoform X6; the encoded protein is MPSKPQIMSLWGLVSQMPPEKLQRLYVDFPHHLRHLLGDWLENQPWEFLVGSDAFCCNMASTLLSATVQHLQASARKPGEGSTILQHINTLESIYQRDPLKLVAIFRQILQGEKKAVMEQFRHLPMSFHWKQEELKFNTALQRLRHRVGESRLLREALQQKAEASQVSLHSLIETPANGTGSTEALATLLQETVGELEAAQALVLKRIQIWKRQQQLAGNGAPFDENLTQLQERCESLVDIYFQLQQEVGAAGGELEPKTRATLISRLDEVLQTLVTSSFLVEKQPPQVLKTQTKFQAGVRFLLGPRFLGTPAKFPLVRADMVTEKQARELSSPQGPGAGVESTGEITNNTVPFENMGSGNCCSALFKNLLLKKIKRCERKGTESVTEEKCAVLFSTTFMLGPNKLPIQLQALSLPLVVIVHGNQDNNAKATILWDNAFSEMDRVPFVVAERVPWEKMCETLNLKFMAEVGTNQGLLPEHFLFLAQKIFNDNSLSIEAFQHRSVSWSQFNKEILLGRGFTFWQWFDGVLDLTKRCLKSYWSDRLIIGFISKQYVTNLLLNEPDGTFLLRFSDSEIGGITIAHVIRGQDGSPQIENIQPFSAKDLSIRSLGDRIRDLAQLKNLYPKKPKDEAFRSHYKHEQIGKDGRGYVPATIKMTVERDQPLSTPEPQMPTMVPSYDLRMAPDSMNMQLSPDMVSQVYPPHSHSIPSFQALPREESVNVLPAFQEPRLPMSSNLNQMSLPFDQPHPHRSLLLCQSQEHAISSPEPLLCPDVTMEDSCLSQQVGGFPQGTWVGEDMFPPLLPPTEQDLTKLILEGQAESGRESLGAQPLPQPSPYGQSVISMSHLDLRPNPSW
- the STAT6 gene encoding signal transducer and activator of transcription 6 isoform X5 — translated: MALQCLLKEGEDSRGVAKMPSKPQIMSLWGLVSQMPPEKLQRLYVDFPHHLRHLLGDWLENQPWEFLVGSDAFCCNMASTLLSATVQHLQASARKPGEGSTILQHINTLESIYQRDPLKLVAIFRQILQGEKKAVMEQFRHLPMSFHWKQEELKFNTALQRLRHRVGESRLLREALQQKAEASQVSLHSLIETPANGTGSTEALATLLQETVGELEAAQALVLKRIQIWKRQQQLAGNGAPFDENLTQLQERCESLVDIYFQLQQEVGAAGGELEPKTRATLISRLDEVLQTLVTSSFLVEKQPPQVLKTQTKFQAGVRFLLGPRFLGTPAKFPLVRADMVTEKQARELSSPQGPGAGVESTGEITNNTVPFENMGSGNCCSALFKNLLLKKIKRCERKGTESVTEEKCAVLFSTTFMLGPNKLPIQLQALSLPLVVIVHGNQDNNAKATILWDNAFSEMDRVPFVVAERVPWEKMCETLNLKFMAEVGTNQGLLPEHFLFLAQKIFNDNSLSIEAFQHRSVSWSQFNKEILLGRGFTFWQWFDGVLDLTKRCLKSYWSDRLIIGFISKQYVTNLLLNEPDGTFLLRFSDSEIGGITIAHVIRGQDGSPQIENIQPFSAKDLSIRSLGDRIRDLAQLKNLYPKKPKDEAFRSHYKHEQIGKDGRGYVPATIKMTVERDQPLSTPEPQMPTMVPSYDLRMAPDSMNMQLSPDMVSQVYPPHSHSIPSFQALPREESVNVLPAFQEPRLPMSSNLNQMSLPFDQPHPQSLLLCQSQEHAISSPEPLLCPDVTMEDSCLSQQVGGFPQGTWVGEDMFPPLLPPTEQDLTKLILEGQAESGRESLGAQPLPQPSPYGQSVISMSHLDLRPNPSW